A stretch of DNA from Streptomyces venezuelae:
ACGGCCGCACTCGCGTTCCCCGCCGCATACAGGCCGGTGATCACCGAACCGTCCGGCCGCAGCGCCCGGGCCCGTGCGTCCGTCACGATGCCGCCCTTCGTCCCCAGGTCCCCGGGCACGATCCGGAACGCGTAGAACGGCGGCGCCCACACCGGTGCCAGGCAGGAATTCGGCTGTACGGCCGGGTCGGTGTAGTAGTGGTCGTACGCCGTGTCCCCGCGCCCGAAGTCCGTGTCGGTGCCCTGCCACGCCTGCGCGTTGAACCGGTTCAGGGTCGCCCGGAACGCCGCCGCCGGAACCCCGATCTGCCCCGCCAGCGCATCCCACGTCCAGGCCTTCTTCACCGCACCCGCCTGGTACCAGGAGTCCGGGAACACGATCGTCGGAAGCACGTCCTTGAACAGGTACTTGCTGCGGTAGTTCTGATCGACGATCAGCCAGGCCGGGATGTGCGAACCCGGCGCCCCCTTGTCCCGCTCGTACATCACATGCACCACATCGCTGTACGGGGCCGCCTCGTTGACGAACCGCGCGCCCTGCCCGTTCACGATCAGCCCGCCCGGCAGGGTCCGCTCCGCCAGGCAGAAATACGGCTCACCGGGCAGCGGGATCGAGGGACCCCACCACGCGTCCTCCATCAGACCCAGCGCCGCACCCGCCCGCTGCCCCGCCCGGATGCCGTCCCCGGTGTTCTCCTTCGCCCCCACCGACCACTGGGTGCCGATCGGCTGCTGCTGGTACTGCGCCCGCATCTCCGCGTTGTGCTCGAACCCGCCCGAGCCGACGATCACACCGCGCCGTGCCCGCACGACCCCGCGGACCCCCTCCTTCTCCACCACCGCACCGGTCACCGCACCGCCCTCCTGCACCAGGTCCAGGAGCGGACTGTTCAGCCACACCGGCACCCCGGCACCCATCAGCCCGGCCCGCAGACCGGCCGCCAGGGCCTGGCCCATGGTCAGCGGCTTCTCCCCGCGCAGCGCCGCCTTGGTGCCGCGCGCCAGGCATTCGGTGGACACCGCGAGACCCCTGGCGTTCACGGCGGCCAGGGTCAGCCACTTGTAGTCCTGGCTGAACACCACCATCCCGGCCGGCACGGGCATGTACGCCGAGTTCAGCCGGGCGAGTTCGGGGCCGAGGACCCGGCCGTCCAGCTGGTCCGGCTCGATGGACCGGCCGTTCGGCAGACCACCGGGCAGCTGGGGGTAGTAGTCGCTGTAGCCCTCCATGAACCGGAATCGCAGCGGGCTGTTGGCCATCACGAAGTCCAGCATCCGCGGCCCGTTGGCGAGGAACGCCGCCTGCCGGTCCGCCGGCACCTCGTCCCCGACCACCGCCGCCAGATACGCCGCCGCCTTCTGCGGGGTGTCCGGCACCCCGGCACCCAGGATCACGGAGTTGTTCGGCAGCCAGATCCCGGCACCGGACCGCGCCGCGGACCCGCCGAAGGTGGCGGCCTTCTCGACCACGACCACACTGAGGCCCCGCCGGGCGGCGGTGAGCGCGGCGGTCATCCCGGCCGCCCCGGAGCCGACCACGACGACGTCGTACAGGCCGAGGGAGGGCAGGTCCGCGGCCTGCGCCGGGCCGCCCGGCAGCACGGTGGCGGCGAGCGCTCCGGCGCCGGCCCCGGCCAGGACCGTACGGCGGGAAGGGGAGGAAGACATGGGCGGGCTCCAGCGTCGGGTGGACGGACCGTGGGAGGACATGCCTGGTGCTGAATCAGAAAAGGTGTTCGGGGGATCATGTGAAGTCAAGGCATACGCACGGGTGGCTCACCGGGGTGGCGACCCGCCCGGC
This window harbors:
- the kstD gene encoding 3-oxosteroid 1-dehydrogenase, with protein sequence MSSSPSRRTVLAGAGAGALAATVLPGGPAQAADLPSLGLYDVVVVGSGAAGMTAALTAARRGLSVVVVEKAATFGGSAARSGAGIWLPNNSVILGAGVPDTPQKAAAYLAAVVGDEVPADRQAAFLANGPRMLDFVMANSPLRFRFMEGYSDYYPQLPGGLPNGRSIEPDQLDGRVLGPELARLNSAYMPVPAGMVVFSQDYKWLTLAAVNARGLAVSTECLARGTKAALRGEKPLTMGQALAAGLRAGLMGAGVPVWLNSPLLDLVQEGGAVTGAVVEKEGVRGVVRARRGVIVGSGGFEHNAEMRAQYQQQPIGTQWSVGAKENTGDGIRAGQRAGAALGLMEDAWWGPSIPLPGEPYFCLAERTLPGGLIVNGQGARFVNEAAPYSDVVHVMYERDKGAPGSHIPAWLIVDQNYRSKYLFKDVLPTIVFPDSWYQAGAVKKAWTWDALAGQIGVPAAAFRATLNRFNAQAWQGTDTDFGRGDTAYDHYYTDPAVQPNSCLAPVWAPPFYAFRIVPGDLGTKGGIVTDARARALRPDGSVITGLYAAGNASAAVMGHSYAGAGSTIGPAMTFGYVAANDLADAAR